The following are encoded in a window of Pseudomonas sp. JQ170C genomic DNA:
- a CDS encoding ATP-dependent DNA helicase codes for MSYCVAVRALCEFCAKVGDLDLRFTPSPTAQEGISGHQRVVGRRGPDYEAEISLEGQFGPLQVRGRADGYDPRLNRLEEIKTHRGDLARQPDNHRQLHWAQAKVYGWLLCQQRQLAAIDLALVYLDVDSDTQTVIEQPCSAAELEQFFNDLCTRFLHWAEQQSQRVALRDSGLQALAFPHGQFRRGQRELAETVYKAVSTGRCLMAQATTGIGKTLGTLFPLLKAVVPQQLDKIYFLTAKTPGRALALEALQQVQASAPALALRSLELVARDKACEFPGTACHGEACPLAKGFYDRLPAARQAAQAVAILDKAAVREIAQAHQVCPYYLGQEMARWVDVLVADYNYYFDQSALLHGLAQVNQWRLAVLVDEAHNLVERARQMYSASLDQWQLHSLRRSKPAGIGSALDRLNRQWNALHKAQVAPYRVVDELPEAFLKALQQCIGQIQEQLNQQPAGIDPAVLQFFFQALQFVRVSELYDAHFLFDISKREGPGKRSLSTLCLRNVVPAAQIGPRMAAARSATLFSATLGPRRYYADLLGMPADTGWLEVASPFAAEQLNVQLVSQVSTRFQHRAASLAPIVALIASQYAAEPGNYLAFFSSFEYLQQVAERLADEHPDIPQWRQASGMDEGQRQAFLDRFVVQGRGVGFAVLGGAFGEGVDLPGTRLIGAFVATLGLPQVNPVNEQIKQRMNRLFGAGFDYTYLYPGVQKVIQAAGRVIRGTEDRGTVMLIDDRFAEPRVQAMFPAWWAPRQK; via the coding sequence ATGAGTTACTGCGTGGCGGTACGGGCACTGTGCGAGTTCTGCGCCAAGGTCGGTGATCTGGATTTGCGCTTCACCCCATCGCCCACCGCCCAGGAAGGCATCAGCGGTCATCAGCGGGTGGTGGGCAGGCGCGGGCCTGACTATGAGGCGGAAATCAGCCTTGAAGGGCAGTTTGGCCCCTTGCAGGTACGGGGCAGGGCCGATGGCTATGATCCACGGCTCAATCGCCTGGAAGAGATCAAGACCCACCGTGGCGACCTTGCCCGTCAGCCCGACAACCACCGGCAACTGCACTGGGCGCAGGCCAAGGTCTATGGCTGGCTGTTGTGCCAGCAGCGCCAGCTGGCCGCCATCGACCTGGCGCTGGTGTACCTGGATGTGGACAGCGACACCCAGACCGTGATCGAACAGCCCTGCAGCGCCGCTGAGCTGGAGCAGTTCTTCAACGACCTCTGCACCCGGTTCCTGCACTGGGCCGAGCAACAGTCGCAACGAGTCGCCCTGCGCGATAGCGGGCTGCAAGCGCTGGCCTTTCCCCACGGGCAATTTCGCCGTGGCCAGCGTGAACTGGCCGAAACCGTGTACAAGGCCGTCAGTACCGGCCGTTGCCTGATGGCCCAGGCCACCACGGGCATCGGCAAGACCCTCGGCACGCTGTTTCCGTTGCTCAAGGCCGTGGTGCCGCAGCAGCTGGACAAAATCTACTTCCTCACCGCCAAGACCCCAGGGCGCGCGCTGGCCCTGGAGGCCCTGCAGCAGGTCCAGGCCAGCGCCCCGGCGCTTGCACTGCGCAGCCTGGAGCTGGTGGCGCGGGACAAGGCCTGTGAGTTTCCCGGCACCGCCTGCCATGGCGAGGCCTGTCCCTTGGCCAAGGGCTTCTATGATCGGTTGCCGGCAGCGCGCCAGGCTGCGCAGGCGGTGGCCATCCTCGACAAGGCGGCGGTGCGCGAGATTGCCCAGGCCCATCAGGTCTGCCCCTACTACCTGGGGCAGGAGATGGCGCGCTGGGTCGATGTGCTGGTCGCCGACTACAACTATTACTTCGACCAGAGCGCCTTGCTGCATGGCCTGGCCCAGGTCAATCAGTGGCGCCTGGCGGTGCTGGTGGACGAGGCCCACAACCTGGTGGAGCGGGCGCGGCAGATGTACAGCGCCAGCCTCGATCAGTGGCAACTGCACAGCCTGCGCCGCAGCAAGCCGGCGGGTATCGGCAGCGCGCTGGATCGCCTCAATCGCCAATGGAATGCGCTGCACAAGGCGCAGGTGGCGCCTTATCGGGTAGTCGATGAACTGCCTGAGGCGTTTCTCAAGGCGCTGCAGCAGTGCATCGGCCAGATCCAGGAGCAACTGAACCAGCAACCGGCGGGTATCGACCCGGCGGTGCTGCAGTTCTTCTTTCAGGCGTTGCAGTTCGTGCGGGTCAGCGAGCTGTATGACGCACACTTTCTGTTCGACATCAGCAAGCGCGAAGGGCCGGGCAAGCGCAGCCTGTCCACCCTGTGCCTGCGCAATGTGGTGCCGGCCGCGCAGATCGGGCCGCGCATGGCGGCCGCGCGCAGCGCCACGCTGTTTTCCGCGACCCTGGGGCCGCGGCGCTATTACGCCGACCTGCTGGGCATGCCGGCGGATACCGGGTGGCTGGAGGTTGCCTCGCCGTTTGCGGCCGAGCAGCTGAACGTGCAGCTGGTGAGCCAGGTCTCGACCCGTTTTCAGCATCGCGCGGCTTCCCTGGCGCCGATTGTGGCGCTGATCGCTAGCCAATATGCCGCCGAACCGGGCAATTACCTGGCGTTCTTCAGCAGCTTCGAGTACTTGCAACAAGTCGCCGAGCGCTTGGCCGACGAGCACCCCGACATCCCCCAGTGGCGTCAGGCATCGGGCATGGATGAAGGGCAGCGTCAGGCGTTTCTTGATCGCTTCGTGGTGCAGGGGCGGGGGGTGGGGTTCGCCGTCCTCGGCGGTGCGTTTGGCGAGGGCGTCGATTTGCCGGGTACGCGCTTGATCGGCGCCTTTGTCGCCACCCTCGGCCTGCCCCAGGTCAATCCGGTGAATGAGCAGATCAAGCAGCGCATGAACCGTTTGTTCGGCGCCGGGTTTGACTACACCTACCTGTATCCCGGGGTGCAGAAAGTGATCCAGGCCGCCGGCAGGGTGATTCGCGGCACCGAGGACAGGGGCACGGTCATGCTCATCGATGACCGCTTCGCCGAGCCTCGGGTGCAAGCCATGTTCCCGGCGTGGTGGGCACCCCGGCAGAAATAA
- the pgm gene encoding phosphoglucomutase (alpha-D-glucose-1,6-bisphosphate-dependent) has translation MKLSPLAGKPAPASVLVDIPRLLTAYYTGQPDASVATQRVAFGTSGHRGSSLDLSFNEHHVLAISQAICLYRQSKGIDGPLFIGADTHALSTPAAASALQVMAANGVQVMLSKDDEYTPTPAVSHAIICYNRGRSSGLADGIVITPSHNPPQSGGFKYNPPNGGPADSDVTKWIEAKANELLAAGLNGLKRMDHEQALAASTTHRHDYVGNYVADLENVIDFDVIRSANLRLGVDPLGGAGVRYWSAIAEHYKLNLEVVNTEVDPTFRFMSVDWDGQIRMDPSSPHAMQGLIGLRERFDVAFACDPDHDRHGIVTPSGLLAPNNYLAVAIDYLFQHRPQWRSDAAVGKTVVSSGLIDRVTARLGRRLFEVPVGFKFFADGLFDGSLGFGGEESAGASFLRKDGSVWTTDKDGLIPALLAAEITARTGRDPSQAYAELTAELGEPFATRVEAKASPQQKALLSKLAPEQVKSTTLAGEPIEQILSHAPGNNQAIGGLKVMTANGWFAARPSGTEDIYKIYAESFVDEAHLQRLVAEAQELVDAAIA, from the coding sequence ATGAAGCTCAGTCCTTTGGCAGGCAAACCGGCTCCAGCCTCCGTGCTGGTGGATATCCCCCGCCTGTTGACCGCCTACTACACCGGCCAGCCCGATGCCAGCGTCGCTACCCAGCGGGTTGCGTTCGGCACCTCGGGGCACCGGGGCAGCTCGCTGGACCTGAGTTTCAATGAGCACCATGTGCTGGCAATCAGCCAGGCCATCTGCCTGTACCGCCAGAGCAAAGGGATCGACGGCCCGCTGTTCATCGGCGCCGATACCCACGCCTTGTCGACCCCGGCGGCGGCCAGTGCCCTGCAGGTGATGGCAGCCAACGGTGTGCAGGTCATGCTGTCGAAGGACGACGAGTACACCCCGACGCCGGCGGTGTCCCACGCGATCATCTGCTACAACCGCGGGCGCAGCAGCGGCCTGGCCGACGGCATCGTCATCACGCCGTCGCACAACCCGCCACAAAGCGGTGGCTTCAAGTACAACCCGCCTAATGGCGGCCCGGCCGACAGCGACGTCACCAAGTGGATCGAAGCCAAGGCCAACGAGCTGCTGGCCGCCGGCCTGAACGGCCTCAAGCGCATGGATCACGAGCAGGCACTGGCGGCCAGCACGACCCATCGCCACGACTACGTGGGCAATTACGTCGCCGACCTTGAAAACGTGATCGACTTCGACGTGATCCGCAGTGCCAATCTGCGCCTGGGCGTCGACCCGCTGGGCGGGGCCGGGGTGCGCTACTGGTCGGCGATTGCCGAGCACTACAAGCTGAACCTGGAAGTGGTCAACACCGAGGTTGATCCGACTTTCCGCTTCATGAGCGTCGACTGGGACGGGCAGATCCGCATGGACCCGTCCTCGCCCCACGCCATGCAGGGCCTGATCGGCCTGCGCGAGCGTTTCGACGTGGCCTTTGCCTGCGACCCGGATCATGACCGCCACGGTATCGTGACCCCGAGCGGCCTGCTGGCACCGAACAACTACCTGGCCGTGGCCATCGACTACCTGTTCCAGCACCGTCCGCAATGGCGCAGCGATGCCGCCGTGGGCAAGACCGTGGTCAGCAGCGGCCTGATCGACCGCGTAACCGCGCGCCTGGGCCGTCGCCTGTTCGAGGTGCCGGTGGGGTTCAAATTCTTTGCCGATGGCCTGTTTGACGGCAGCCTGGGCTTTGGTGGCGAAGAGAGCGCCGGTGCCTCGTTCCTGCGCAAGGACGGCAGCGTCTGGACCACCGACAAGGATGGCCTGATCCCGGCCCTGCTGGCGGCGGAAATCACCGCACGCACCGGCCGCGACCCAAGCCAGGCCTACGCCGAGCTGACCGCTGAACTGGGCGAGCCGTTCGCCACGCGGGTCGAGGCCAAGGCCAGCCCGCAGCAAAAGGCCCTGCTGAGCAAGCTGGCGCCGGAGCAGGTCAAGTCCACCACCTTGGCGGGCGAGCCGATCGAGCAGATCCTCAGTCATGCGCCGGGCAACAACCAGGCCATTGGCGGCCTGAAAGTGATGACCGCCAACGGCTGGTTCGCCGCACGGCCATCGGGCACCGAGGACATCTACAAGATCTACGCCGAAAGCTTTGTGGATGAAGCACACCTGCAGCGGCTGGTGGCCGAGGCGCAGGAGCTGGTGGATGCGGCTATTGCGTAA
- a CDS encoding pirin family protein, which yields MLQLRPFKSLGHANHGWLDAHHHFSFAEYYDPQRMNWGNLRVWNDDLIAAGSGFPPHPHRDMEIITYVREGAISHQDNLGNKGRTEAGDVQVMSAGTGITHAEYNLENVDTRIFQIWIVPEKVGQAPSWGTRPFPKGEREGFVTLASGRDGDEDSLRIRADARLVAATLQAGESAEYRFEAGRRGYLVPAKGLIEVNGLRAEARDGVAIEGEQVLRVVALEDSEIVLVDVA from the coding sequence ATGCTGCAACTGCGCCCTTTCAAGAGCCTTGGCCACGCCAACCATGGCTGGCTCGATGCCCACCATCACTTCTCGTTTGCCGAGTACTACGACCCGCAACGGATGAACTGGGGCAACCTGCGGGTCTGGAACGACGACCTGATCGCCGCTGGCAGTGGCTTCCCGCCGCACCCGCATCGCGACATGGAAATCATCACCTATGTGCGTGAAGGCGCCATCAGCCACCAGGACAACCTGGGCAACAAAGGCCGTACCGAGGCAGGTGATGTACAGGTGATGAGTGCCGGCACCGGTATCACCCACGCCGAGTACAACCTGGAAAATGTCGATACGCGGATCTTCCAGATCTGGATCGTACCCGAGAAGGTCGGCCAGGCGCCGTCCTGGGGCACCCGTCCCTTCCCCAAGGGCGAGCGCGAAGGCTTCGTGACCCTGGCCAGTGGCCGCGACGGCGATGAGGACAGCTTGCGCATTCGTGCCGATGCCCGCCTGGTGGCCGCGACCCTGCAGGCCGGGGAAAGCGCCGAATACCGCTTCGAGGCTGGCCGACGCGGGTACCTGGTGCCTGCCAAGGGGCTGATTGAAGTCAACGGACTGCGCGCCGAGGCCCGGGACGGGGTGGCGATCGAAGGCGAGCAGGTGCTCAGGGTGGTGGCGCTGGAAGACAGCGAGATCGTGTTGGTCGATGTCGCTTGA
- a CDS encoding UvrD-helicase domain-containing protein → MSEERPKLPPELTPPAQLPWIRRLAARVLGRGLSRLQAQHRDSWFQGHASGQRTGHADGVREGYEEGRVDGYEAGRQVLVIRDTRPDGHGVPGQDDCLFDDWRLPLTAELKKRFKGDVAQRLPAHAQPSAAQWKMIFSDTPSTCVIAGAGAGKSTSLVLRILLLRHYLGYELDAMTVVTFTRESRKDFIARLVQVFSLWQLDLSPPQARELVRTFHSRILPLVRSLPGFSQVRAFETLGSEMPSGSEASAESNPFDLRINDAQRQQLNLCYRDLLKSSPRFAELIAGLRREALQLKALDRDHPDVQKRVAVTQLSASRDEELCDTLEDLWFSAGAWPIKGIEPSRETVEINGSRFHFHGHIKELDAWVVLGFDPGENQQYKRPGAKLPVWAEWVIKRTLFQAFCDKPVIWLENYAAAKRLTTSLAGDAVAGPGFDYKIKGELSAAPLLDAFVGAAGFIENLGLEVSKAVGAMSFPAGDSDALFFEALSLYWKALEAHLLGQSPPIMSYNRMFALFGENNPENLRLLPDPLLRPLAHLMIDEFQDVSPQIVSWLRACLREIRRRGPAMHMGRVAQHSSLLCVGDDWQSIYGWRGSSPKYFMEFTKEFVSPSNTRVMLSDNYRSHQHIIDAAEHIVKPAPAISGKKAKACGPAAEEPLPVKVLERDEAALAQTLMEHYRRGESVMMLFRKSSDKSLISEHVQPLVNHEAGLPSSQRRFRQLTYHSAKGLQADAVFMLGDCQHLTSSPYKNQVYRQAGLGRSGDPLAFDNAQKDEVLRLAYVAITRAAKHCYWYVETPTGDAANLPRASSQVDGRKAFFEDGRESR, encoded by the coding sequence GTGTCTGAAGAGCGTCCCAAGCTACCCCCGGAGTTGACTCCCCCTGCGCAGTTACCCTGGATCAGACGCCTGGCGGCGCGTGTGCTCGGCCGCGGCCTGAGCCGGCTGCAGGCCCAGCACCGCGACTCCTGGTTCCAGGGCCACGCCAGCGGCCAACGCACCGGCCATGCCGATGGCGTGCGCGAGGGCTATGAAGAAGGGCGGGTGGACGGCTACGAAGCCGGGCGCCAGGTGCTGGTGATCCGTGACACCCGTCCCGATGGCCACGGCGTGCCCGGGCAGGATGACTGTCTGTTCGACGATTGGCGCCTGCCATTGACCGCCGAGCTCAAGAAGCGCTTCAAAGGCGACGTTGCCCAGCGTTTGCCGGCCCACGCCCAGCCGAGCGCCGCGCAGTGGAAGATGATCTTCAGCGATACGCCGTCCACCTGCGTGATCGCCGGGGCCGGTGCGGGCAAGTCGACCTCGCTGGTGCTGCGCATCCTGCTGTTGCGCCATTACCTGGGCTATGAGCTGGACGCTATGACCGTGGTGACCTTCACCCGTGAGTCGCGCAAGGATTTCATCGCCCGCCTGGTACAGGTGTTCAGCCTTTGGCAACTGGACCTCAGCCCGCCCCAGGCCCGCGAGCTGGTGCGTACCTTCCACTCGCGCATCCTGCCACTGGTGCGTAGCCTGCCGGGGTTCAGCCAGGTGCGCGCCTTCGAGACCCTGGGTAGCGAGATGCCCAGCGGCAGTGAAGCCAGTGCCGAGAGCAACCCCTTTGACCTGCGCATCAACGACGCCCAGCGCCAGCAGTTGAACCTGTGCTACCGCGACCTGCTCAAAAGCAGCCCGCGCTTCGCCGAACTGATTGCCGGCCTGCGCCGCGAAGCCCTGCAGCTCAAGGCCCTGGATCGCGATCACCCGGACGTGCAAAAGCGCGTGGCGGTGACACAGCTATCGGCCAGCCGTGACGAAGAACTCTGCGATACCCTCGAAGACCTCTGGTTCTCTGCCGGCGCCTGGCCCATCAAGGGGATCGAGCCGAGCCGCGAGACGGTGGAAATCAATGGCAGCCGCTTCCACTTCCACGGCCATATCAAGGAACTGGATGCCTGGGTGGTGCTGGGCTTCGATCCGGGTGAAAACCAGCAATACAAGCGCCCCGGGGCCAAGCTTCCGGTCTGGGCCGAGTGGGTGATAAAGCGCACCCTGTTTCAAGCTTTCTGCGATAAGCCTGTGATTTGGTTGGAAAATTACGCGGCTGCCAAACGTCTCACCACCTCGCTGGCTGGCGATGCCGTCGCCGGCCCGGGGTTTGATTACAAGATCAAGGGCGAGCTGTCGGCAGCCCCGTTGCTGGACGCCTTCGTCGGCGCCGCAGGCTTTATCGAGAACCTCGGGCTGGAAGTGAGCAAGGCGGTCGGCGCCATGAGCTTCCCCGCTGGCGACAGCGACGCGCTGTTCTTCGAGGCCTTGAGCCTGTACTGGAAGGCGCTGGAGGCGCACCTGCTCGGGCAGTCGCCGCCCATCATGAGCTACAACCGCATGTTCGCCCTGTTCGGCGAGAACAACCCCGAAAACCTGCGCTTGCTGCCCGATCCGCTGCTGCGCCCGCTGGCGCACCTGATGATCGACGAATTCCAGGACGTCTCGCCGCAGATCGTCTCCTGGCTGCGCGCCTGCCTGCGCGAAATCCGCCGCCGCGGCCCGGCCATGCACATGGGCAGGGTGGCCCAGCATTCCTCGCTGCTGTGCGTGGGTGATGACTGGCAGTCGATCTACGGCTGGCGTGGCAGTTCGCCCAAGTACTTCATGGAGTTCACCAAGGAGTTTGTCTCGCCGAGCAACACGCGGGTGATGCTGTCCGACAACTACCGCAGCCACCAGCACATCATCGACGCGGCCGAGCACATCGTGAAGCCGGCGCCCGCCATCAGCGGCAAGAAAGCCAAGGCCTGCGGGCCGGCGGCTGAGGAACCGCTGCCGGTCAAAGTCCTCGAACGTGACGAAGCCGCCCTGGCGCAGACCTTGATGGAACACTACCGTCGCGGCGAGTCGGTGATGATGTTGTTTCGTAAAAGTAGCGATAAGTCATTGATTTCTGAGCATGTACAACCGCTGGTCAACCATGAGGCGGGGTTGCCCTCGAGCCAGCGCCGCTTCCGACAACTGACTTACCACAGCGCCAAGGGCCTGCAGGCGGATGCGGTGTTCATGCTGGGTGATTGCCAGCACCTCACCAGTTCGCCCTACAAGAATCAGGTCTATCGCCAGGCCGGCTTGGGGCGCAGCGGCGACCCGCTGGCTTTCGACAACGCCCAGAAGGATGAAGTCTTGCGCCTGGCCTACGTCGCCATTACCCGTGCGGCGAAGCACTGCTACTGGTACGTGGAAACGCCAACCGGGGATGCCGCCAACCTGCCACGGGCCTCGAGCCAGGTGGATGGGCGCAAGGCGTTCTTTGAGGATGGTCGCGAGAGTCGATAG
- a CDS encoding NIPSNAP family protein, with amino-acid sequence MVTCYLRYVLDPYKLAEFEHYGKLWIPLVERFGGQHHGYFLPSEGANNIALAMFTFPSLAEYERYRQDSMNDPECIAAFQYAQDTRCILSYERSFLRPVFGKD; translated from the coding sequence ATGGTCACCTGCTATCTGCGTTACGTCCTGGACCCGTACAAACTGGCCGAGTTCGAGCACTACGGCAAGCTCTGGATCCCCTTGGTAGAGCGGTTCGGTGGCCAGCACCACGGCTATTTCCTGCCCAGTGAAGGCGCCAACAACATTGCCTTGGCGATGTTCACCTTTCCAAGCCTTGCCGAGTACGAGCGCTACCGCCAGGACTCGATGAACGACCCTGAGTGCATCGCCGCGTTCCAGTACGCACAGGACACCCGGTGCATCCTCAGCTACGAGCGTTCGTTCTTGCGCCCGGTATTTGGCAAGGACTAA
- a CDS encoding IclR family transcriptional regulator has translation MTYTTPTDRLLQILVALGQAKDALSAKELSLQLEQPLSSTYRHLKTLLRWGLAEDNGHGRYLPGPACLQLAKKFDREALLVSIAKPELKRLADISQESVALMVPSNGQAICIELYDSVQPLRCCYQKGLAQPLLVGASARVLLAHMEPERCQAILQGLGVDAEGYEAYCQSFIDIRDQGYAVSLGEIDDGIWGVSAPILDSRDRLHGAISLMAPAFRAEYNSDRLTRWTREVALRVGARLD, from the coding sequence ATGACCTACACGACCCCGACCGATCGCCTGCTACAGATTCTCGTCGCCCTCGGCCAGGCCAAAGATGCCTTGTCGGCCAAGGAGCTGAGCCTGCAACTGGAGCAGCCGCTGAGCAGTACCTATCGGCATCTGAAGACCTTGCTGCGCTGGGGGCTGGCCGAAGACAACGGCCACGGCCGTTATCTGCCGGGCCCTGCCTGCCTGCAACTGGCGAAGAAGTTTGATCGCGAAGCGCTGCTGGTGTCGATTGCCAAGCCGGAGCTCAAGCGCCTGGCCGATATCAGCCAGGAGAGCGTGGCCCTGATGGTGCCGAGCAATGGCCAGGCCATTTGCATCGAGTTGTACGACAGCGTGCAGCCGCTGCGCTGCTGCTATCAGAAAGGCTTGGCCCAACCGCTGCTGGTCGGCGCCTCGGCGCGGGTGCTGCTGGCGCATATGGAGCCCGAGCGCTGCCAGGCAATTCTTCAAGGGCTGGGCGTGGATGCCGAGGGCTATGAGGCGTATTGCCAGAGCTTCATCGACATTCGCGACCAGGGCTACGCCGTCAGCCTGGGCGAAATCGACGATGGCATCTGGGGTGTCAGCGCCCCGATCCTCGACAGCCGTGACCGCCTGCACGGCGCCATCAGCCTGATGGCCCCGGCGTTTCGCGCCGAGTACAACAGCGATCGCTTGACCCGCTGGACCCGTGAGGTCGCCCTGCGCGTCGGCGCGCGGCTGGACTGA
- the hutG gene encoding formimidoylglutamase → MTAQHAMPVWQGRIDTGEGSSALRWHQWVQAYSGVQPPGTALLGLACDEGVTRNQGRSGARQGPAALRKALANLAWRGQRPLYDSGDVVCEGTDLEGAQQAYATHVSQLLDQGHLPLGLGGGHEIAYASFLGLAQHLRSQQAQPRVGILNFDAHFDLRYAEQSSSGTPFRQIAEYCEAAGMAFDYCCLGVSELNNTQALFDQAARLNVRYCLDREMQPWNIAAVEALVDAFLDGIDHLYMTLCLDVLPASQAPGVSAPSAHGVDLMVVEHLARRAKASGKLRMADVAELNPGLDQDQRTARIGARLLASLVD, encoded by the coding sequence ATGACTGCACAACATGCCATGCCTGTCTGGCAGGGCCGTATCGATACTGGCGAAGGATCGTCGGCACTGCGCTGGCACCAGTGGGTGCAAGCCTACAGCGGCGTACAGCCGCCCGGAACGGCGCTGCTCGGGCTGGCCTGCGACGAGGGTGTGACCCGCAACCAGGGCCGCAGTGGCGCGCGCCAGGGGCCAGCGGCATTGCGCAAGGCGCTGGCCAATCTGGCCTGGCGTGGCCAGCGTCCGCTCTATGACAGCGGCGACGTTGTCTGTGAAGGAACCGACCTTGAGGGCGCCCAGCAGGCCTATGCCACCCACGTGAGCCAGTTGCTCGACCAGGGCCACTTGCCCCTGGGCCTGGGTGGCGGCCACGAAATTGCCTATGCCAGTTTCCTCGGCCTTGCCCAGCACTTGCGTAGCCAGCAGGCGCAGCCACGCGTCGGCATCCTCAACTTCGATGCCCACTTCGACTTGCGCTACGCCGAGCAGAGCAGCTCCGGCACGCCGTTCCGGCAGATTGCCGAGTACTGCGAAGCGGCAGGCATGGCCTTTGACTACTGCTGCCTGGGGGTGAGCGAGCTGAACAATACCCAGGCCCTGTTCGACCAGGCTGCGCGCTTGAACGTGCGCTATTGCCTGGACCGGGAAATGCAGCCCTGGAACATCGCGGCCGTCGAAGCGCTGGTCGATGCGTTTCTCGACGGCATCGACCACCTGTACATGACGCTGTGCCTGGATGTGCTGCCGGCCAGCCAGGCCCCAGGCGTCAGCGCGCCCTCGGCCCATGGCGTCGACCTGATGGTGGTCGAGCACCTGGCCCGGCGGGCCAAGGCCAGCGGCAAGTTGCGCATGGCCGATGTCGCCGAACTCAACCCGGGCCTGGACCAGGATCAACGTACCGCCCGTATCGGCGCGCGGCTGTTGGCGAGCCTGGTTGACTGA
- the gltS gene encoding sodium/glutamate symporter, with amino-acid sequence MLTLQLDALTTVALALLLLAMGSQLKKHSYWLRQLCVPAPVIGGFGFALVVWLLRDQQLLDIKLDTAMQTPLMVAFFTTVGLGGSLGLLRQGGKILFIYLGACWGLALLQNLVGVGMAKALGIDPLLGIMAGAVSLEGGFGAAAAFGPIAENLGTVGATTAALASATFGMVAGGLLGSPVARYLIDRKKLAVQADKVDSLQALEKANESPSVTLDTAVLLRLLTCMLVIMVLGFWIGDALKAHLGIVLPVYVGAMFVAIILRNLNDRARVIEIPDNAVSTLGDISLGMFLTMAMMSLKFWELEQLGLPLLVILVVQVVIMVLLCIFVLFRLFGGNYDAAVLCAGYMGHGLGATPNAVANMGAICDHYKVFSYKAFIIVPLCGAVLIDIVALPLITWFINAFS; translated from the coding sequence ATGCTGACGTTGCAACTCGATGCACTGACGACCGTTGCCCTGGCGCTCCTGCTGCTGGCGATGGGCTCACAACTGAAAAAGCACAGCTATTGGTTGCGCCAACTCTGTGTACCGGCACCGGTGATCGGTGGCTTTGGTTTCGCCCTGGTGGTGTGGCTGCTGCGTGACCAGCAATTGCTGGACATCAAGCTCGACACCGCCATGCAAACGCCGTTGATGGTGGCGTTCTTCACCACCGTCGGCCTCGGCGGCAGCCTGGGCCTGCTGCGCCAGGGTGGCAAGATCCTGTTCATCTACCTGGGTGCCTGCTGGGGCCTGGCCCTGTTGCAGAACCTGGTGGGCGTTGGCATGGCCAAGGCGTTGGGCATCGACCCCTTGCTTGGGATCATGGCCGGCGCCGTGTCGCTGGAAGGCGGCTTTGGTGCGGCAGCCGCGTTCGGGCCGATCGCCGAGAACCTCGGTACTGTCGGTGCCACCACCGCAGCCCTGGCCTCGGCCACCTTCGGCATGGTTGCCGGTGGCCTGCTCGGCAGCCCGGTTGCGCGCTACCTGATCGACCGCAAGAAGCTGGCGGTGCAGGCCGACAAGGTCGACTCCCTGCAAGCCCTGGAAAAGGCCAACGAGTCGCCGAGCGTCACCCTCGATACAGCGGTGCTGCTGCGCCTGCTGACCTGCATGCTGGTGATCATGGTGCTGGGCTTCTGGATCGGCGACGCCTTGAAGGCACACCTGGGCATCGTCCTGCCGGTGTACGTCGGTGCGATGTTCGTCGCCATCATCCTGCGCAACCTCAATGACCGCGCACGGGTGATCGAGATTCCCGACAACGCCGTCAGCACCCTGGGCGACATCAGCCTGGGCATGTTCCTGACCATGGCGATGATGAGCCTCAAGTTCTGGGAGCTGGAACAACTGGGCCTGCCGTTGCTGGTGATCCTGGTGGTGCAGGTGGTGATCATGGTGTTGCTGTGCATCTTCGTGCTGTTCCGCCTGTTTGGCGGCAACTACGACGCAGCGGTACTGTGTGCGGGCTACATGGGGCATGGCCTGGGTGCCACACCGAACGCGGTGGCCAACATGGGCGCGATCTGTGACCACTACAAAGTGTTCTCCTACAAGGCCTTTATCATCGTGCCGCTGTGTGGCGCGGTGCTGATCGACATCGTGGCCTTGCCGTTGATTACCTGGTTCATCAACGCCTTCAGTTGA